Proteins from a genomic interval of Nocardia sp. BMG51109:
- the cas3u gene encoding type I-U CRISPR-associated helicase/endonuclease Cas3: MLTPDDFDAFFAAVNGGKKPFAWQQRLLAELSEGRGWPDRIVAPTGSGKSTVVDVHIFAVSLFAAGSIGPVPRRLSVVVNRRALVDRHAERARDIAEILAKADSGVTADVASALTSLRQIPRAWAIDIVNMRGGLEPDRSWIDDPCACQIICATPDMWGSRVVFRGYGIGRLARPRDAGLLTHDAVMVLDEAHLNLQLLATARRIAEFVAPEAERIGIPGLHVVETTATPANSTSRELRAVDVSGVDLTTDDVLRDRLTIAKPVQLLPVPQWPPQRDADHRRCVDILVEQVTRLHTTYGRASSNGRTVACFVNTIRLATEVAKTLKDNGLVVEVVVGRMRAYDRRALPKGLLTTDGNDIVDVAVATQTLEVGVDADFAAAVSELAPAQALAQRAGRVNRIGRLTSTEFTVIGPDADSDLLTASTGRESRRLVVPPYADRGETEQYDHLRETWEWLAHKESDAAGLSPWALTTKPPPPEPPVRTLIQRLEHYDAWLLSRTNGELLSEPDLALWLRDSLEKEKPSAGLVVRSQLPRQTVYATSLLCATPPLADEIYPTDIAVLRTLLRPILERNRAWVYRNADLQNLQDSDDIGPGDIVIVDSTEQVCTCGVVVGSPHDTGSDVYDDLDGARWRFTATENGRTWEDRMLDDIADITRENDDPFGCPVESGVIDVLLRYQSRSQPLRKALAVPTDRLVLETDGLDTPSSRWLVISEISPVAVDDEARQLYTPARRVLLGEHNAAVAERAEHLGERLGLSTRLLPVLAEAGRQHDIGKRDPRFQRVRLRNNNPENTLLAKSYLSPRSARLAEYAGGLPLGWRHEQLSAAIAYASLTEGADRDLVLRLVGTSHGHGRPEFPHGAADLIDTDTKTGTHARQLFDGGFWDQLIETTHRSWGVWGCAYLEALLRAADCQISAEGR, from the coding sequence ATGTTGACTCCCGACGACTTCGACGCCTTCTTCGCAGCGGTCAACGGCGGTAAGAAGCCGTTCGCCTGGCAACAGCGCCTGCTCGCGGAACTTTCCGAAGGTCGAGGCTGGCCGGACCGGATCGTGGCACCTACGGGATCCGGCAAGTCGACGGTCGTCGACGTCCACATTTTCGCTGTCTCCCTGTTCGCAGCGGGGTCGATCGGCCCGGTACCACGCCGCCTGTCCGTCGTGGTGAACCGCCGAGCCCTGGTCGACCGCCACGCCGAGCGCGCCCGGGACATTGCGGAGATCCTGGCGAAAGCCGACTCCGGTGTGACCGCCGACGTCGCCAGCGCATTGACGAGTCTGCGGCAGATCCCACGGGCGTGGGCAATAGACATCGTGAACATGCGAGGCGGCCTGGAGCCCGACCGCAGCTGGATCGATGACCCATGCGCATGTCAGATCATCTGCGCCACACCGGACATGTGGGGCAGCCGCGTGGTATTCCGAGGTTACGGAATCGGCCGGCTGGCACGGCCGCGCGACGCTGGCCTGCTCACCCACGATGCGGTGATGGTGCTCGACGAAGCTCACCTCAACCTCCAATTGCTGGCTACAGCACGCAGAATCGCCGAATTCGTCGCACCGGAGGCCGAGCGGATCGGTATTCCAGGTCTGCACGTCGTGGAAACCACAGCTACCCCGGCGAATTCCACATCGCGGGAACTCCGCGCCGTTGACGTCTCGGGTGTCGATCTCACCACGGACGATGTACTGCGTGATCGGCTGACGATCGCGAAACCCGTTCAGCTACTGCCAGTCCCCCAGTGGCCCCCGCAGCGCGACGCCGACCACCGACGCTGTGTCGACATTCTGGTCGAACAGGTGACCCGCTTGCACACCACCTACGGACGCGCCAGCAGCAACGGCCGAACGGTCGCCTGTTTTGTCAACACCATTCGGCTCGCGACAGAGGTGGCCAAGACTCTTAAGGACAACGGGCTCGTTGTAGAAGTCGTAGTCGGACGAATGCGGGCCTACGACCGACGTGCGCTTCCGAAGGGACTGCTAACCACCGACGGCAACGACATCGTGGACGTTGCCGTGGCAACCCAGACTCTGGAAGTCGGTGTGGACGCGGATTTCGCGGCCGCCGTATCCGAATTGGCACCGGCCCAGGCACTGGCCCAGCGCGCCGGGCGGGTCAACCGGATCGGTCGCTTGACATCGACCGAATTCACGGTCATAGGTCCCGACGCGGATTCGGATCTCCTCACCGCATCAACCGGGCGAGAATCTCGAAGGCTGGTGGTTCCGCCGTACGCGGATAGAGGCGAGACCGAACAATACGACCACCTACGCGAGACCTGGGAATGGTTGGCGCACAAGGAATCGGATGCTGCTGGGCTGTCACCGTGGGCGCTCACCACGAAACCGCCGCCGCCAGAACCTCCCGTCCGAACCCTCATACAACGGCTCGAACACTACGACGCCTGGCTGCTGAGCCGCACCAACGGCGAACTACTGTCAGAACCCGACCTCGCACTATGGCTGCGCGACTCATTGGAGAAGGAGAAGCCCAGCGCTGGGTTGGTCGTTCGATCACAGCTGCCGCGCCAGACCGTATACGCAACCAGTTTGCTGTGCGCCACCCCACCGCTCGCCGACGAGATCTACCCGACCGACATCGCGGTTCTGCGGACGTTGTTGCGCCCCATACTGGAACGCAACCGGGCTTGGGTGTACCGGAACGCCGATCTGCAAAACCTGCAGGACAGCGACGACATCGGGCCAGGCGACATTGTGATCGTCGATTCCACTGAGCAGGTCTGCACCTGCGGTGTGGTTGTCGGCAGCCCGCATGATACAGGCAGTGACGTCTACGACGACCTCGACGGCGCGCGATGGCGTTTCACCGCAACCGAAAACGGTCGCACGTGGGAAGACCGCATGTTGGACGATATCGCCGACATCACCCGCGAGAACGACGACCCGTTCGGTTGCCCCGTCGAATCCGGCGTTATCGACGTGCTGCTCCGCTACCAGTCACGCAGCCAGCCCCTTCGGAAGGCACTTGCCGTCCCGACCGATCGACTCGTCCTCGAGACCGACGGGCTGGATACACCTAGTTCCCGATGGCTGGTGATCTCGGAGATATCGCCCGTAGCCGTCGATGACGAAGCGCGCCAACTGTATACGCCAGCAAGACGGGTTCTGCTCGGCGAGCATAACGCGGCGGTCGCCGAGCGCGCCGAACATCTGGGCGAGCGCCTGGGATTGTCGACGCGGCTACTCCCGGTACTGGCCGAAGCCGGCCGCCAGCACGACATAGGTAAGCGCGACCCTCGGTTTCAGCGAGTTCGCCTGCGTAACAACAATCCTGAAAACACACTCCTCGCCAAGAGCTACCTTTCCCCTCGCAGCGCCCGGCTGGCGGAATACGCGGGCGGACTACCGCTTGGATGGCGGCACGAACAGCTGTCGGCAGCAATTGCCTACGCCAGCCTCACCGAGGGTGCCGACCGGGATCTGGTGCTGCGCCTCGTCGGCACGAGTCACGGTCATGGGCGTCCCGAATTTCCCCACGGCGCAGCGGACCTCATCGACACCGATACGAAGACCGGCACCCATGCGCGACAGCTGTTCGACGGAGGGTTCTGGGACCAGCTGATCGAGACTACCCACAGGAGTTGGGGCGTCTGGGGCTGCGCCTATCTCGAGGCACTGCTCCGCGCCGCCGACTGCCAGATTTCCGCGGAGGGACGATGA
- the csb2 gene encoding type I-U CRISPR-associated protein Csb2, which yields MTTAIVAEFLLGTYTGHRSDGSPDPLPSPLRLHAALLNAAGQGMTAVEGRNGLEPSPEARAALDWLEANPPTGLLLPDRRPCSRGVTAYRKEGLIRKEGGEWKDKVTERAFSDSYALSGPLGWCWQAMPSTIRHTFEDLCRDVGCLGEATSPVRLRVADEVEPTHLVDEGATSLDPVEPGTVTVGTAEPGRAAALGIAHEAATRRIPSVSQDAHSSSEETRPSVVPSGVASSTTRFRKAGSESVTQPLADTPWPEVLVVPAQSTSTAPVPDEDRLAWCVALHRALVSQIGFGAPPELTGRYFEGVQPPANRIAIQFIPAHHRHPLSDEVRPHTGTAGTFAVMLPPIGDRERATIYSALLALSTVYRADSNARAHGTVPPATRGGKRARGPELRLGDPTLIRADTFWAAPDHDVVRLWRTDPLAIPETSTRRRDSRRRWTFRESAHLSIGLVWRDRFAADLQGAHRFERIAASVADQHPGGRVIEAAAVPRSDVSLWVHKTAEHVATIPYRATLDLRALSDDRAIVAIGQSRHLGGGLLVPRDVPEQMLRERERC from the coding sequence ATGACCACTGCGATCGTCGCCGAATTCCTTCTCGGCACCTACACCGGCCACCGCTCAGACGGGTCACCCGACCCGTTGCCCAGTCCCCTCCGACTGCATGCCGCGCTCCTCAACGCTGCCGGCCAGGGCATGACAGCGGTGGAGGGCCGGAACGGACTGGAACCCTCGCCGGAAGCTCGCGCCGCGCTGGACTGGCTGGAGGCCAATCCGCCCACTGGTCTGCTCCTCCCCGACCGCAGACCGTGCTCCCGAGGAGTCACCGCTTACCGGAAAGAAGGGCTGATCCGGAAGGAAGGCGGGGAGTGGAAGGACAAGGTCACCGAGAGGGCATTCTCGGACAGCTACGCGCTGTCCGGCCCGCTCGGATGGTGTTGGCAAGCAATGCCTTCCACGATTCGACACACATTCGAAGACCTGTGCCGAGATGTCGGCTGTCTCGGCGAGGCAACAAGCCCGGTGCGTTTGCGAGTCGCCGATGAGGTGGAACCGACGCACCTTGTCGACGAAGGGGCTACCTCCCTCGATCCGGTGGAACCGGGCACCGTCACGGTCGGGACTGCCGAGCCCGGCCGCGCGGCGGCGCTCGGTATCGCTCATGAAGCTGCCACTCGCCGGATCCCCTCGGTTTCACAAGACGCCCACAGCTCGTCGGAGGAAACGCGGCCGAGCGTCGTCCCGTCGGGCGTAGCCTCCTCGACGACGCGCTTCCGGAAGGCCGGTTCCGAATCTGTAACCCAGCCTCTTGCCGACACGCCGTGGCCGGAAGTACTTGTCGTTCCGGCACAATCGACGAGCACCGCTCCGGTGCCCGACGAGGACAGACTCGCCTGGTGCGTGGCGCTGCACCGTGCACTGGTATCGCAAATCGGTTTCGGCGCACCTCCGGAACTGACCGGCCGATACTTCGAGGGCGTCCAACCACCGGCGAACCGGATTGCCATCCAGTTCATCCCCGCTCACCATCGGCACCCGTTGTCCGACGAAGTGCGGCCGCACACAGGGACGGCAGGGACGTTCGCCGTGATGCTGCCGCCTATCGGAGACCGAGAGCGGGCGACTATCTATTCCGCCCTGCTGGCCCTGTCCACGGTCTACCGGGCAGACTCGAACGCCCGCGCCCATGGCACCGTGCCACCAGCAACGCGAGGAGGCAAGCGCGCCCGAGGGCCGGAACTGCGGCTCGGCGACCCCACCCTGATCCGCGCCGATACGTTCTGGGCCGCACCGGATCATGACGTGGTCAGATTGTGGCGCACCGACCCGCTGGCAATTCCGGAAACGTCGACGCGGCGTCGGGACAGCCGCCGCCGCTGGACATTCCGCGAGTCCGCGCACCTGTCCATCGGTCTGGTGTGGCGTGACCGGTTCGCCGCGGATCTGCAAGGCGCCCACCGTTTCGAACGGATCGCCGCGTCCGTCGCCGACCAGCATCCGGGCGGTCGTGTCATCGAGGCAGCAGCCGTCCCGCGATCCGACGTGTCCCTGTGGGTGCACAAGACCGCCGAGCACGTGGCTACGATTCCGTATCGAGCCACGCTCGACCTGCGAGCCCTGTCCGACGACCGAGCGATAGTCGCCATCGGGCAGAGCCGTCACCTCGGCGGCGGTCTACTCGTTCCGCGCGACGTGCCGGAACAGATGCTGAGGGAGCGTGAAAGATGTTGA
- a CDS encoding MerR family transcriptional regulator yields MLTIGELASYAGVTVRAVRHYHAKGLLPEPERDHSGYRRYDAGAAIELIKIRTLAEAGVPLARVQELLEADEDEFAAAVADIDMRLLAEIRERQRHRERIARLAAGDNLALPPEVVEFLDRLRALGVDERIVRVERDGWVLLAAHSPERVPEWMARKREQISGRPLVDFYLTLSQALDRTDDDPELVDLADTMADYITRMADERGEDYIDDVDIEPPLAELLDTLAFDTAPPARRLIELLTKRGWTGWTKLERRP; encoded by the coding sequence ATGCTGACCATCGGCGAGCTTGCGTCCTATGCCGGAGTGACGGTGCGCGCGGTACGGCACTATCACGCCAAGGGGCTGCTGCCGGAGCCGGAGCGCGACCACTCCGGCTATCGCAGATACGACGCGGGAGCCGCGATCGAATTGATCAAGATCCGGACCCTCGCCGAGGCAGGGGTCCCGCTGGCCCGCGTCCAGGAACTGCTGGAGGCCGACGAGGACGAGTTCGCGGCGGCGGTCGCGGACATCGACATGCGGCTGCTGGCCGAGATCCGGGAGCGGCAACGCCACCGCGAGCGGATCGCCCGCCTCGCCGCGGGGGACAACCTGGCGCTGCCACCCGAGGTAGTCGAATTTCTCGACCGGCTGCGGGCGCTCGGTGTGGACGAGCGGATCGTCCGGGTCGAACGCGACGGCTGGGTCCTGCTGGCCGCGCACTCACCCGAGCGAGTCCCGGAGTGGATGGCGCGTAAGCGGGAGCAGATCTCCGGCCGGCCACTCGTCGACTTCTATCTCACCCTGAGCCAGGCGCTCGACCGGACCGACGACGACCCGGAACTGGTCGACCTGGCCGACACGATGGCCGACTACATCACACGGATGGCCGACGAGCGGGGAGAGGACTACATCGACGATGTCGATATCGAGCCGCCGCTGGCCGAACTGCTGGACACGCTGGCGTTCGACACCGCCCCGCCGGCCCGCCGACTGATCGAACTGCTGACGAAGCGAGGCTGGACCGGCTGGACCAAGCTCGAACGCAGGCCATGA
- a CDS encoding VOC family protein: protein MTASIVFIVYVNDAPVSARFYGDLLGTKPSFETPGYIAFDLGPGADLALWSGQLDGLTPATPRTSEVCLALPGGPSEVDEKFQQWKAKGVEVVHEPRDEVFGRTFVVADPDGNRIRVAPQD, encoded by the coding sequence ATGACAGCGTCCATCGTGTTCATCGTCTACGTGAACGACGCTCCCGTCTCTGCGCGTTTCTACGGCGACCTGCTGGGGACGAAGCCGAGCTTCGAGACCCCCGGCTACATCGCCTTCGACCTGGGCCCGGGTGCCGACCTGGCGCTGTGGAGCGGACAGCTCGACGGCCTGACGCCGGCGACACCGCGAACGAGCGAGGTATGTCTCGCCCTGCCCGGCGGTCCGAGCGAGGTGGACGAGAAGTTTCAGCAGTGGAAGGCCAAGGGCGTAGAGGTCGTGCACGAGCCACGGGACGAAGTCTTCGGTCGCACATTCGTCGTCGCCGACCCCGACGGGAACCGTATCCGCGTCGCTCCACAGGACTGA
- a CDS encoding DUF397 domain-containing protein: protein MNIVGVAGRGGWFKSSFSKDSNSCVEVRLTDSLVYVRDSKYRGLPEDQPIITVASAAWPTVLDLALAKSSGTVNDDLTIALHPAGSATLTDGRGVQLVYNADEWDAFTKGVADGQFDRR from the coding sequence ATGAACATCGTCGGTGTAGCCGGCCGCGGCGGCTGGTTCAAGTCCTCGTTCAGTAAAGACTCCAACAGTTGCGTCGAGGTCCGACTCACCGACAGCCTGGTCTATGTGCGCGACAGCAAGTACAGGGGTCTGCCGGAAGACCAGCCGATCATCACGGTTGCCTCCGCTGCCTGGCCCACCGTGCTGGATCTGGCCCTCGCCAAATCCTCCGGCACGGTGAACGACGACTTGACCATCGCGCTGCACCCGGCTGGCAGTGCAACGCTGACCGACGGCCGCGGCGTGCAGTTGGTCTACAACGCCGACGAGTGGGACGCCTTCACCAAGGGCGTCGCCGACGGCCAGTTCGATCGTCGCTGA
- a CDS encoding DUF5753 domain-containing protein, producing the protein MAPLSPTVARWELTSRIRMYTAEHDLTGADVAKHLGFSPTYWSKIDKDRKVLSEDKLRRLLDLLDLSKEDREDLLRLRAAANGRGWWAQYSNLFGPEHQRLWGLEYGASEIISFESLLIPGLLQSEQYAKALIDQDDVFIPKKEVAKRVEARLLRQRRLTGDDPLRLNVIFSEAALFQQVGGPDVLRIQLEHLAALIRRHADTLDVRVMPFTARRGYLLGGAAFHVLEFDRPFLPPLGWHESAVVSGVIENPDQVRDLMVTFEAAQRSSLSQDDTLALIEETAAR; encoded by the coding sequence ATGGCGCCGCTTTCACCGACCGTTGCACGGTGGGAACTGACATCGCGCATACGCATGTATACGGCGGAACATGACCTGACCGGCGCGGATGTTGCCAAGCACCTTGGGTTTTCGCCCACTTACTGGTCGAAAATAGACAAAGATCGCAAGGTTTTGTCTGAGGACAAGCTTCGTCGTCTGCTCGATCTTCTCGACCTGAGCAAGGAAGATCGGGAAGATCTGCTCAGGCTGCGTGCGGCGGCCAACGGCCGCGGGTGGTGGGCCCAGTATTCGAACCTGTTCGGTCCCGAGCATCAAAGGTTGTGGGGCTTGGAGTACGGCGCTTCGGAGATCATCTCGTTCGAGAGCCTGTTGATCCCGGGGCTGCTGCAATCTGAGCAATACGCGAAGGCGCTGATCGATCAGGACGACGTCTTCATCCCGAAGAAGGAGGTCGCGAAGCGTGTCGAGGCGCGGCTTCTCCGTCAGCGACGGCTGACCGGGGATGATCCACTCCGACTGAACGTCATCTTCAGCGAGGCTGCGTTGTTCCAGCAGGTCGGTGGTCCGGATGTCCTTCGCATCCAACTCGAGCACCTCGCTGCTCTGATCCGTCGGCACGCCGACACGCTGGATGTCCGGGTGATGCCGTTCACCGCTCGTCGTGGGTACCTACTCGGGGGTGCGGCATTCCACGTCCTTGAGTTCGATCGCCCCTTCCTGCCGCCTCTCGGTTGGCATGAATCGGCCGTCGTGTCGGGAGTGATCGAGAACCCGGACCAGGTCCGCGACCTGATGGTTACATTCGAGGCCGCGCAACGCAGTTCGTTGTCCCAGGACGATACGCTGGCACTGATCGAAGAAACTGCAGCCAGATAG
- a CDS encoding YafY family protein, which translates to MTPDRFFALLMALQTQESVTTDRLAEQLGVSVRTVLRDLNWLRDAGFPLVVQRGRRGGVTLLPGGSLDTSRLTPEERDHLALSGLDAAQRHELGVSRESERIQQKVRTRSRRSAENLLPLSAVVIPDNSPWSASVSPGAAPAAMVHDLRRGVRLRINYRRSTEERSRWRVVDPYGLLAKAGTWYLVADRAGRPGLYRLDRLTQWQPLRTARRLRPGTDLADVAAALVQQWTQTYDLKIHAEIVIAQLDRAKRILGHQLTIRPDHVGNPAQRVPITVSLRSIEDVRVLLQFGNTITVTAPDEARQHIIRLAQEVADHYS; encoded by the coding sequence GTGACGCCCGATCGCTTCTTCGCCCTGCTCATGGCCCTGCAGACCCAGGAATCGGTGACCACCGATCGCCTTGCCGAGCAACTCGGAGTCTCGGTACGCACCGTCCTGCGCGATCTGAACTGGTTGCGTGACGCAGGCTTCCCGCTGGTGGTTCAGCGGGGACGGCGGGGCGGCGTCACGCTGTTGCCCGGAGGATCGCTCGACACCTCGCGACTGACGCCGGAGGAGCGCGACCACCTCGCCCTCTCCGGACTGGACGCAGCACAACGTCATGAACTCGGCGTGAGTCGGGAAAGCGAGCGCATTCAGCAGAAGGTACGAACACGTTCGCGCAGGTCCGCCGAAAACCTGTTACCACTCAGCGCGGTGGTCATACCCGACAACAGTCCTTGGTCTGCGTCCGTGTCTCCGGGAGCCGCGCCCGCTGCGATGGTGCACGACCTACGCCGCGGGGTTCGGCTCCGCATCAACTATCGGCGCTCGACCGAGGAGCGGTCCCGATGGCGTGTCGTAGATCCCTACGGCCTGCTCGCAAAAGCGGGTACGTGGTACCTGGTCGCCGACCGAGCGGGACGCCCCGGCCTCTACCGACTGGACCGCCTCACCCAGTGGCAGCCGCTGCGCACAGCCCGACGACTCCGTCCGGGAACCGATCTCGCCGATGTCGCAGCAGCCTTGGTCCAGCAGTGGACACAAACGTACGACCTGAAGATCCACGCCGAAATCGTTATCGCGCAACTCGATCGCGCGAAACGCATCCTCGGCCATCAACTCACAATCCGCCCCGACCACGTCGGCAACCCGGCACAGCGGGTGCCCATCACGGTCTCCCTGCGCAGCATCGAGGACGTGCGAGTGCTTCTCCAGTTCGGCAACACGATCACCGTTACGGCGCCGGACGAAGCGCGGCAGCACATTATTCGCCTGGCACAGGAAGTGGCCGACCACTACTCGTAG
- a CDS encoding alpha/beta hydrolase: MTTQPDVRRHLTVHHDGVTIPVSRGGRGRPLVLVPGLLSTQADLHELSALLRRDHDVVTFDLRGHGLSSAADRYSFEAFLGDFIAVMAELDLPSAPVLAGHSLGADLIVHYAAEHPGTVAALVLIDGANPVPEPFITEVDLPEFRAMAEQATQHEVEQATGTARRVLLTAQEILDLNLEVDGVRSGILDRYRTIDRPISMIMSTAMAGDSGDARTSWRNRNWRAGVERLVRERPDIATFRLDADHGLVFTHAPDIAQIIRNAPGPVGRVT, encoded by the coding sequence ATGACTACGCAACCAGATGTGCGGCGGCACCTCACGGTTCACCACGACGGTGTCACGATCCCGGTGTCTCGTGGTGGCCGGGGACGACCGCTGGTCCTGGTCCCCGGACTGCTGTCGACACAGGCCGATCTGCACGAGCTGAGCGCTCTGCTGCGGCGCGACCACGACGTGGTGACCTTCGACCTGCGGGGTCACGGGCTCAGCTCGGCTGCCGACCGGTACTCCTTCGAGGCCTTCCTCGGCGATTTCATCGCCGTGATGGCGGAACTCGACCTGCCCTCGGCGCCCGTGCTCGCGGGCCACTCGCTGGGCGCGGACCTGATCGTGCACTACGCCGCCGAGCATCCCGGCACCGTCGCCGCGCTCGTTCTGATCGACGGGGCGAACCCGGTGCCCGAACCGTTCATCACGGAAGTAGACCTGCCGGAATTCCGTGCCATGGCGGAGCAGGCGACGCAGCACGAGGTCGAGCAGGCCACGGGCACTGCACGTCGGGTATTGCTCACGGCACAGGAGATCCTCGACCTGAATCTCGAGGTGGATGGGGTGCGGTCCGGAATTCTCGACCGTTACCGGACGATCGATCGTCCGATCAGCATGATCATGTCGACCGCGATGGCCGGTGACAGCGGCGACGCGCGCACATCGTGGCGCAACCGGAACTGGCGCGCCGGCGTCGAGCGACTCGTCCGCGAGCGGCCGGATATCGCCACCTTTCGGCTCGACGCCGATCACGGCCTGGTCTTCACTCACGCCCCGGACATCGCCCAGATCATCCGGAATGCACCGGGGCCGGTCGGCCGAGTCACGTAG
- a CDS encoding DUF4254 domain-containing protein, with the protein MSETSLPSKDLIMEACAGNVAAPHLILQTACELARLHEARISDDPGLVREIDCERVRLVHVTDQYVAASMPIPHDAASLHTETVGMVVDRLAQYSVVAYAALIRSASDWDLHCAWQRLAELSVAYGDLAFDLATRKRRVPDFSPAGPGGTPDRGQR; encoded by the coding sequence ATGAGTGAGACATCCCTGCCGTCGAAAGACCTGATCATGGAAGCTTGTGCGGGGAATGTGGCTGCGCCCCATCTGATTCTGCAGACGGCGTGCGAGTTGGCCCGTCTGCATGAGGCTCGGATCTCCGACGATCCCGGTCTTGTACGCGAAATAGACTGTGAGCGGGTACGATTGGTACACGTTACCGACCAGTACGTTGCGGCCTCGATGCCGATTCCGCACGATGCCGCCAGCTTGCATACGGAGACGGTCGGCATGGTGGTGGACCGGCTGGCACAGTACTCGGTTGTCGCGTATGCCGCGCTGATTCGCAGTGCCTCCGACTGGGATCTGCATTGTGCTTGGCAGCGGTTGGCCGAATTGTCCGTCGCCTATGGCGATTTGGCTTTCGATCTTGCCACTCGTAAGCGGCGGGTTCCCGACTTCTCGCCTGCGGGACCTGGGGGCACACCGGACAGGGGACAGCGATGA